The following DNA comes from Miscanthus floridulus cultivar M001 chromosome 5, ASM1932011v1, whole genome shotgun sequence.
AAAGCTAGCTTGTGTTGCTAGAGAGAACCAGCCAAGATTTGTCTAGAAGGACAAGATGTGACAAGAGGAGGTCTAGCGGCCGCAAACTCAACATGAGAATAAGAAAAGGTACCTGGACAAGTTTTGTCTCTTGAAGACTTGAAACAAGGAAAGGGTTACTTTGTTCTCAAGTTGAGCTTGCAGTTGTTGGACCTCCTCTTGTCACATTTGCTTCTTCGAGGCAAAATCTTGGTTGGTTCTCTCTCTAGCAACACCAGCTAGCTTTGAGCACTTGCAACTCATATTCCACCTCCAAATGACctttctccaagatttcaagGGTTTAATGCGCCCTCGCTTTTCACCCTAAAAAAGCCTCCTAAAAATCACTAGACCAGATTTTCCTATCAAGCACTCCTTTAGCTTGTAGATGTCTAGGAGTAGTGGTATCAGATCATCGGCGAGGTTCCTTCAAGTCCTCAGACCACTTATGGATTTCCTTCTGGATGTAATGGACGATGTGGCTCATCAATGGGATTCTTTTGCAAGAGCACTTGAATTCAATGCACATCTTGCTTGACATAATCCAAACGATAGCTGGCTTCATAGTCATCATCACCGCCAGCAAGGAGGTGCGGAATCCACAGACATAGCTTAGTTGCCTTGAGGGGCTAGATGTTTCACTATAAACCAGTCCTCGTCATATTTTAGCAATCACATATGCTCTACCATGATTTTATTGTACTTTTAATGCTTGTTTAGAGAAAAGACATCAAGCCAAAGGGCATCTATACCTAAAATAGAGAGATGTAAAATTCATAGGTATCCTGAAAATAACAATTTAGTATGTTAATACATAGCAAATAAAACAACTAGTTACCTAGCACCAACAAAATGGAACGAGTCCTGCTAGCTCCTTCGCCATCATGGATCATGTGTATTGTATGTTGAACTTCTCTCTCTTGGCAACCCAAGGAGATTAGTTGATGAATATTAAGGGTTGTTATTAACAACTGGCATAGTCGCAGAAGTGGATGCAGAACCAACAACTAATTAACACAGCCATGAAAGTTTAACCTTCGAGCAAGGTGCCAAGCGACGCATCGGAGAGAAATCCAATGATGTCCTTGTCTGTTATGCATGCGGACTCTAGCATTTCAGCGTTTCCACACAATGTGTGGCTATAAAAGAGAAACATAAAAATTAATATAAGATGGTTTAGATGCAAATGACAAAGAAACATAGAAAATGGTCAAGCTAAGCCATACAATCAAGGcacatgatgattttttttctttccgCATGTTTTCCGCCACCAGAAAGGATTCGTCATTAGAAGAGTTATATGGTACCAGCTGCATGTCCCTATGTTTACAAGGGGCATGTTTGAGGATAGTGAGATTGTCACTGCCATGTCTAGACAATGGCAATATTTGTCATTCTTTCTACTTTCCTATGTAGGTGGAGGGCTGGAGATCTAGATCTACTAGGGTGATGAGAAGATGACCCACTAGGTTGCTTCCTAGTTTGGGTCTGTGTCTAGATCCATTAGAGGACATTGGGTAATGGTGTGGCGCCACTGTCATCACTTGAGGATTTTGATCCTAGCTAGACCTTATAGGGCTCAGATGATAGATGCTCAGCATTATAAGTACCAGGGATAGAACACTATGAACATGAAGAATAAATGCTAACATACCTTCATGAGATCTCTACCTTCATTGGATGAACTAGTCATTTAGGCTCGTTGAAGTCCCCGTGCCTATTTGATGTAGGCAAAATCCAGTCGGCGATTGCGATGATGCAGGCAAAACCCAACAGTATGGTTCCTCCTCATTGATCGGTAGGCACAACAATTGTGATGACGGTGTATCTACATGCATGCGTGAGTCATGAGTGCGATCATCACTATCTATCCTGCGGTGCGTTGCTTAAATTGCTTGCAAATCACTGAATCAGAAAACGACATTGATATGGCGTCTATTGAATGGACGACATTTGCAAGGTTGCACAATCAGTAGCCTAAACAATATACGGTAGAAACCTAATGTGCTAAACAAGGGCATGTTTGGACGGTATCCGTAGGCTGCCGTGACGTAGATGGGGCTACGCCACACGCCACACATTTGGCAAGATGTAGCGGCAAATTTGAACTAAGTTGCTATGGTTTTGTCGTGGCACACCCTAACTCCGTCACCAACCAAACGCTAGCCAGAGTTCGCCATATTTATGGCACACTAGTTGTGGCAAAGTGTGGCAATAATCCAAACAGTCCCCAGATCATAAACATAATAGCTACTGTAATAGAAACATACCTTCGTCTCTACTGGGATGGGAATCCATATCGTGGCCTGGCTCATTAGCCGTCGTCCGGCGCGGCTCGCTGGGCGcattgctgccgctgccaccctTCGCGTAGGAAGACTAGCGCTCGGCCACCGGCCCTCAGATCCAGCCGACTTTGTTGACTGATGACTTGATGAGGACGCCGCTGCCGCCCTTCACGTGGGAAGACTAGCGCTCAGCCACCGCCCTCAGATCCAGGCGACTTTGTTGACCGATGAGGACGCCGGTGGATGGCTAGAGGTAGTGGCCGTGCAGGAGATCGGTCAGAGAACGCATCGTGGAGGACGCCGGTGTCGTTGCAGGCCGCCAGGAGGATGGCCCTTCCATTGCCTGATCTGCAccccgcgcccccccccccccccccccccacgcgaTCACCTTTCTATTAAGCACATATAATAAGGCAACAAATCAAATCAAGGCTGCTATGGAAAGGCATCCATCAAACCATAGATTgaatgaagcatacaaacacgtCCGAGCGTCCAATTTCGTCTCCGCCCAGTTTTGGTTCTTTTTTCTTCTGGTTTTTATGTTTTGTtttccacatatatatataatatagtaAATGTTAAAAATAACAGGGCAGCTAGCTTCCGGACATCCAGCTGTAGGACGTGTTCGGACGCTGCTCCTAGTCCCAGCCCGCACATGCGCATGCTTCGCTCGCACAGGCGCAGACGCACCGCGCTGCTGCGTTCCCGCGCCACTAACACTGCTCCATTTTTCATGCCATGCCCGCTCCCGCTTCTCGCACGTACGCAGGGCCTGCCTAAAGTTTTCCAAATGGGCCAAGCCCGCTGGGCTGACACGAGCACGGTACGAATTGCCCCGGTACGAAAACGGCCCGGCCCGGTGGCTACCGTGCCCGTGCCAAGCACGACACGGCCCCGTGCCCATGCCTGGGCCACGATGCCAGCACGATGGCATAGCACGGGCACGACCCGCTTCAACGGCCGGCACGGGGGCGGCACGACCTCAAGCCGTTGGATGGAGCCCCCCTGCCTGCTGACCGTTGGATCTAGGGGTCGGGTGGGACGGCTTTATAAGCCAGCCACCGCTCCTGGCTCCCCACCTTTCCAAACCCTAGCTCGTTCCGTCCCCATTCCAGCCGCATGGCCGCATCGAGCTCTCCCATCGACTGAAACCCTAGCCGCTCTCCTCTCTTCTTACCGTCGTCTGGTGGCTGGTTAAGGCGGCGGTTGCTGGCATGGGCACACGACACTTctacaccactcttccttctcccTGACCATCGATGTAGCTTTCTCGTCGAGATCCACCACCGTTCGTCTTCGTCTCTGTCTCGTCGCTCTCATCGACCTCGCCGGAGTCCGGCATCATTGGGGCTCCGCTCTGATGCATTGAGGTACCAGGGTGTCGGGTCTCTGCGACGTCATCGTCGCCGTTGTCTCTGGTGCTCCGTCAAGAGAGGTGAGCCGTAACCCTAGATCTGTTCGTTTTTATTCTTCTTGttgatttcttcatgatcttctaTTAACCCTAGGTGTTCTTGTTGTTCTTGGTTTTGGTAGGCGTTGGCGTTGAGGgaccggaggccggtgacgatGAGATGTCGGACGAGCAGGAGGACATCGGTCTCTCCATGACCATCAACGACAAGCTGcgcctctgcgggatgaccggagacGACGAGGACGATGTTGCTGGGGATGCCGAGGAGCTCTTCGGCCGTCGTGCTGCCGAGGAACTCTACGGCCATACTGCTGCTGACCCACTTCCCATCGATGACACTAACGCCCCCAACACCGGTGGCGCCGTCCAGGATGACGCCGCTGCTGATGACAGCTCCAGCAGCAGGCCTAATCGCCCTTCTACCTCAGTATGCTGGGAAGATTTCAAGAAGCTCACCAAGAAGGTAAATGGTAAGGTTGTCAGGTATGGCGCTCGGTGTCTTCACTACCGTAAGGAGTATTATGCGTACTCTAGATTTGGGACTGGCCACCTTCTCCGTCATCAAGACTCTTGCCCTAAGAAGCGTGAGAAATGTCGCATGGCTCAGTCCCACATTACTTTCAATAAGGACGGTACTATGCATAATTGGGAGTATTGGGCTGAGGTTGCTCGTGTTCAGCTTGTtcgtttgcttgctaggttagatcTTCCCCTCCGTCTTAGGGAAACTGAGGCCTGGAGAGATTACATAAAaactgctcataaccctaggtacACAACTGTTTCTAAGCAAACTACAGCTAGAGATCTTTTTAAGTACTTCAATGAAAAGCGTGATcgtttgattgatgatttgaagagTAATGCCATTTCATCTGTTGCTATTACCTCTGATATCTGGTCTGGAAATGCAAAAGAAGATTATTTGAgtgttgttggtcattacattaatGCTGATTGGCAACTTAAAAAAAGGGTGCTTGGCTTAAGGCTTATTGATGCATCACATAATGCTGATAACATTGTTGAACACGTTAGTAATGTGCTTAATGATTATGGTATATTGAAGAAGGTTTTTTCTGTTACTTTGGACAATGCCTCTGCTAATACTAAAGCTATGGATAAACTGAAACCTGTACTTAGAGAGTATTTGGGTGCTGATCTGTTTTTGCATCAACgctgtgcttgtcatatcataaaCCTGATTGTTAAAGAGGCTCTGGTTGCTGTTAGTCCTATGCTTGATGCTTTCAGAACTGCTATATCATTCATTAACTATTCTAACCAGAGAGTTGTTGCATATAAGAGCTATTGCATGGCATCTGGTATTAGACCTAGGAAGTTTGGATTGGACATGGAGGTTAGGTGGAACTCTACCTACCTGATGCTTAGGCATTTGCTACCACACAAGGAAACTTTCCATACTTTCATTGAGTCTAATTATCCTAGAAAAGAGGTGATCCCTTTCTTTTGACTCATGAGCATTGGGCTATGGCAACTAAAATACTAGAATTCCTTGAACTGTTTTATGACTCAACAGTTGCTTTGTCTAGTGTGTACTATCCTACTGCCCCACTTATGGTTCATCATAttgttaagattgctatacacctGCATAGGTATCAAAATGATGAGCATATTAGAACTGTTGTCCAACCTATGATTGATAAGTACAATAAATATTAGAGAACCATACCTGAACTTTACTGCATTGCATTTATCTTGGATCCAAGAGCTAAAATTAAAGGTTTTAACAAAGTTCTTAGGAAGTTAAATTTGCTTACTGATGCTGATTATTCTAATAAGATGGTGGAAACTAGAACTCTTCTTTTCAAACTGTATCATAAGTATGATGATTTGTATGACTCTGTTAGGGCGAAAAGGCCTGACCCTCCAAGCCTATATGGTAAGAAAAGAATAGCTTGGGCTGAgatatatgatgatgatgatggtggcggTTTGCTTGGAGCTGGCTATTCTTCTCttcctcctaatcttgatatgtccAGGACTATTCCTGCTACTACTTTGTTACATGCAGCAAGTTCATCTAACACTGGTTCTGAACTTTCAGCTTATCTGGACTGTGACACAGTTAGCCAGATGGATGATGACTTCAACATCTTGAACTAGTGGCATCAGCATAAACTAACATATCCAGTTCTTTCTACCCTTGCTAGAGATATTTTCAGTGTGCCTGTTTCTACCATTTCTTCTAAAGCTACTTTTAGTACTAATGGCAGGATCATTGAAGACCGGCGGCGGAGGCTGAACCCTGAAACTGTGGAGGCACTCACATGCATCAAGGACTGGAAAGCTGCAGAGACAAGGCTACAGCATATGGTGGAAGATAAGGAGCTCGATGAGGCctttgaacaactttatcttgatTAGTCATTTATGTAATGGTTCTGTAATCTTAAGACTTAGATGCTTTGGACCTTTGGTTGTGGATGTAATGAACAATTGAACTTATGGAGCTGGTTGCACTCTTTTTCCctatctagggtttctcacaagggtgggTTTTACCTAgacaggtttttaatgaggcaccCATTGCACAGCTCCTTTAATTTGGTATTTTGTTATCTCTGTCTTGTGTTTTCttctttgtgatttcagattcatcagatttcaagtttgttTTTAAACTGTTCTTTTGATTCTGATCTGTTGAAGTGGTGATGTGGTTTTAGTGTCAAGGCACGACACTAGTCCGCTGGGCTGCCGTGCCCTGTGGCATGGCATGGCACTATCTGAGGACTTTAGTGCTGTGCCTAGGCCAGAGTCTGGGCACGGTGGCACTACATGGCACGACAGTGACACCGTGCCTGAGAGTACCGTGCCGTGTAGTGCCAGTGCCGCCCGTTTGGAAAACTATAGACCTGCCCATGCCTGCTCCGCTTCGTGCACGCAGGAATCCACGCGCTCGCCTGTGGATGCGCGCCACATATGCATCACAGTGACAGACGGTGGTACTCCAGCAGCATGTGggtccattgcaacatgtgcaacaccagatttacttttgtaacatctagataaaacacttacagcaTACATCCAAAACATTTGATACACCTAAAAcatgcgtatgaaacacttgcaaaacacttaAAAAGCCATTGCAattatatgcaacatctagataaaacacttgcaacatacatatgaaacacctgaaacacttgaaaatataCGCTTTCAACATGCATGTTATGCAATATCCAGAACTAAttctgcaacatccagatgaaacacttgaaacatacgtttaaaacacatgaaacatatgcttgtaacatgaaacatacacttgcaacatgtgtatatagccattgcaacatacgctacatccaaatgaaacacgtgaaaacatacgtttgaaacacttgaagcacgacatcGTCGGCAGCCATAGTGGGGAACTACGGTAGCCAGCAAGCGGCGCTCAGGTGTAGTGGAGAGGGAGGATGGTGGCAGGCGGGCAACTGGGTGCGATGGAGAACGCCGCGTACGACCATGGGTAGGCGCGGAGCGGATCTCACAAAGCCACACCAACTGCGGAAGGCAGCCACAGCTCACCACGCGGGAAGCCAAGAACCGCTCGGATGTGCATGCCTTGGCCATCAGCGACGCCGTACAACGAGGTGGGCGGTGGTGGAAAAGTGAGATGAGAGGATAAGGTAGGAGAGAAATAATAAAGTAAACCTGAGGATGGAGGCATCCGAACTTGCTTGTGAGGGCCTTGCTTGTGGGTCCGCTGCGTCCGATGTGCCCGAACGCACGGGCACAAGCATTATcataaaaacaaagaataaaagcaaCTATGATGGACCTTTGAACCCTTGACTCTTCCCTATAAAATAAAGATTTCCGCTAACTGTTGAAGTGATTTTGATTAAGAACAAAACTTATCTTCAGGACAACTATTGGGTTCGAACATGGTGGCTGTTGCATAAGGAGGAagaaacaagaaagaacatgaaaAATGGTTACAAATTTTTAGAGACGATGACCATGGAGATCTTCGCTAAGTTCGCATGGAAGTTCTCCAGGTTGTATGCATACACCAATGTCATCTCCTCAACGTGGGCTATCACGTGGAAAATAGAGAGAAGTCTCCCATATTAATCATTAGTTACTTGACATATTGGCAAATAACTCCTTGTCAACTTGATTCCTTGTCGACTTGAATCAAATATTTGaattatagatatttatgcattcTCAAAGGAAGCTATGGAACTCGATATTTAACTGTAACAACGCATGAATAGTAATACTATGAAAAAAAataaagttatgatatatttatgAGTAAATATTTGTTTTGCATGGGAGAACAAATCCACctagttgattttaatttaataCAATATTAATAGGACATGGACATTGTTATACTTATATTATAGATGTCATGTCACAAAATAAATTGTAGCCTTTAAATTTTATAGAAGAATAAAACATAAATAGATATATAGCATTTCTATTCTTGTTTTCCATAAATATTTGATAGCTTATTTTCTCCTGCTACACAAACATAGTATTTGCTAGTATAAGAGTAATTTAAACAAAACTGATTCGCCATAGTGTAGTTTTACGATAAATAAACCTAACGTAAGATACAAGGCTGAAGAGAATTTCACCAAACAGAATTACATGATCAAATGAGAACGTGTTAAGATAGTGCAAGGTTTTTGTGCGAACTAAATGGTTTCAAGTGTCTACCATTTTTCTTAATCTGAATTAAATAGATCACGAATACAGTACAAGTCCATTGCTCACTTATTCATAATATGCATATAAGCATATTTCCCTTTACTTATTCATGCCCGGAAAAAGGGCATTGTAATAACTTGCTTACAAAAGAATCAATGCTCCACTAATGACAGTATATGGAAATACCTACCATAACGATTTCTACATTACTTACACGCGTGAAAACCGAGCAACATGCCCAGTAACAGAATGTTCTTCCATCATAGGAGTATACAGCAACTGCATGCTGCGAAGCCGAGAAGAAGAAACAGAAATTACAAAACTTACAACAACACAGCCTTGCTGTGTACCATACGCTTGTGTTCTTGCCTGGGTCGTACAGGCTCGGCACCTCCTCGGCCACGCCCGAAGAAAATTTATATTTCATTGCCCCTGGATAGGATACCTATTACCATGGGTGTGCTTCATTCATGTTTCAGTGCTTCGCGCTGCCTCGAACAAAAAACGGTCTGAAGGTGAAGATGAGACCGGTGAGCGTGAAGATGTTCAGTATGAAGAACACCAAGTGGTCGCCTGCAAGATTCAGACCAGATGTTTAACAGAGGTGCGCAATAATAGCCAGTAGAGGATAAAGTAAAAGACAGATTTTCTGGTGTGATACCTGGAAGAAATGAAGCTGTTTGACGCCTCTGGGCCCATGAAAATCTACAGAGGAAGAAATAATAATAACCACGATAAGGGGATAGTTCAGCAAAGAAACAGCAGTAAATAGTAATAAGAAATGCACCATTATTAGGCTTGGAAACTGAAATAACATCATCAATTTGTAAAAGACATGGGGTTTTGCACATCGATTGAACTTCTAATGTGCAACTTCGATTACTACTTTTCATTTGAAAATAATATTAAAAGATTGTGAAGTAACTATATTACAGAAATAACTTTCACTACAAACCCAGTGATACCGCATATGAACAACCTGAATAGCCATTTTCAAGTAAAAGTTCTAGAGGTTTTACTGCACGCTCTCTGAATTTATAAAACAAAGGAGGGAGTAATTTCAAGTTGAATACTAGGTGCCTTTTACCATGAAAAGATTAGGCAGCCCCAAAAGCTGTTCTGGCTAATCAGATTTAGATATCATTTCTCATACTGTCATACAATAAATCCGCTGATCTTCTCCAACCTATTGCAATGCATGGTTTGTAAAATACTGAGACGTGAATGGTCAATACTCACATAATTCCTGCAACAGCTGGAGCAACAGCTTTAGAGATGGACATTAGTGTTACAGCTATCCCATTGGCTGCAGCTCTTACATCCTGAGTCTGTTTATGTCATATGGCATACTGATGTTAGGAAAGAAATCTAACCAATTTCATAGAAGAAACCAAATTACCCATCACTAAGAACTTACCACAGCTTCATTCATCAAAATGTTGAACACGGTAATGGTAGTTACCTGAAAACAGTTTAGAAGAACATAACTAAGTTTTTGAACTAACAATGCTGGCAGTAAGTTGAAATATGTCCATGACACGTTCAACGATCATTGACATAAATAGtgccatgcatgaagcattaGTCATTGGCACCAAACTTCTCGGTTAAGTTCTTGGGCACACCAAGAAAAAATTGTTTGAAAAACATGTTTCTGTATTGGAAGCCTGACTTGCTTAGGTATCACAAAGTGAAACAATGTTGTGTTTGAAATGTACATATTTGTTCTAAACAGAAAAGGTACGAAAGAAAGTTTGCACTCACCGAGAAAGTATTCTTCAGAAAAGATGCACAATTTACTACCAACATAAGCACGAACCCTTTCAATGAAGGAAAGAATGGATAGCTAGCAAGAAGTGGTAGAGTCAATATCTGCACATCAGAGTGTTTAGTTAATTGAAGTGTCAGAATATGGTTAAACAGAACAGGTAATCTATTGCCTTACCGCCACTGCACGAACTAATGTGATGTGGTCCACAGTTTTTGCAAGCAATGGATAAATCAACATTTGATATAGAAAAAGGAAGAGACCTGAcaaaatacatatatatatatatatatataagtacatATAGCTTTCTCTGCAATACAATAGAGCATCAAAGCTTGAAATACAAATAACTGAGTTCCAAGTTTTCCATTCACATGCTTCAGATATAGTTCTTGAAAGACTCAATTCTTCGTTTTAGCATATATTACTAATTACAACAAACTAGGCATATGTGCACAAGTAGTCATGTGCAGCAGTTTACTGCGAGTTGCTTAAGTCCTTTGGATCTCCAACCTAAAGCAATTATCCTCTATATGAAGAACTTTCCCATGGAAAATCTATAAGCCATTGCCCATAAATTCGGAACTCCGAGCTTTCTCAAACTAAAACAAAGGGTACTGAGGTAATAGGTAATGACCATCCTCACTTTTAACTAGGCTCCTAAAATAGCAGGGCTTTGAAGCACCCGTTCCCTCACTCCTCAGACAGAGATTTTAAAACTTAAAACCTCTCTCTGAGACCACTTGCTCGATCATAATAGGCTATTTTCACACCCAATGCTAGCGATCAAGGTAAGGTGTACAAGGCTATGTGGGCCTAATTCAACACCAATTTCGGTGGATTTTGTTTTTGTGCTTATTTTGACATACCTGACATTGCAAGGACATTGCCCACATCTGTGGTAGTAAAGCTTAATCCACCATACGATCTGTCACTGACAGCCCAAAGAGAGAACGTCTGCAAGTTTTTCCTGATTCAGATACAGTAATAACAAGTGCACTGGATGCTCTTTTACAGGAGAAAGCATGAGACGTAACAACAACAGAAAAGCAACTCAGCAAACAAGTTGCAATTTTACCTCTGCATAAGCCACATCCTGAAGAGAGAAGATACAATATAAAGTAATAGATGACATCAACGGCCAGTTTGTAAATAATTTTAGACATCCaccacctccattttcttcagtGTCTGTACCAGCAAGAGATTCTTCTACAGTTTCAACTGAATTATCAACGGTATCCTCATTGTGTTTATGCAAAGTTTCCTGTAAAAATGCACAAACAATTTCGATCTCAGTTCGTATATTAAACGACAAAAGACCTGCTGACGATACTGTTGCACTGCAGTTATGTTTAGTGCTAAACAACGACAGAAAGATGTAAAATTTGATGTACATGTTTTTCAGTAAACATGGTGTTATTTGTAATCTATCTATCCTGCCAACTCTTAAATCAAAGCAAGAATGAATGTTCCCGCACATCAAAAAATCGTACTGGTACCCTACAGGTGCCACTTAGAGGTAGCAACTTTCGTCATATATAGGAAGCGTGCAGGCGTGCAGCTACATTTGTTGTGAACGTTGAACGAGGAAACGATTACAGAGTAACGATAGTGTGTGCTTTACCAAAAGCACAAAACTCAGTACAACAGAAAGTCGCTGAGTTTGCTAAGTATATTGCGATAGATTATATGATTTAAGGTTCAGTTACACATTAGTGTGGATCTACAGTAGGGTTCTCTGCTTATTTGACTCCTGGTGCACAACAGGAATAAAAGGCCTAAATGATGTTTTCTCCAATAAATTGAGCATGGTAGGCATATAGGAATGGCAAACTCACCGGAAACCAGATGCAGGCAATTAGAGCAATAACTGCAAGGATCGATATACACAGGCAGGGAAGAAAATATGGAAACCTAAAACATTGCATGTTATAACATAATTAGAATATAATAGAAGCAATGGACATAAAAACATAAAAAACAAATTGCACAAGCAGATGCATACCTCCCAAATATGGACGTCTGAGAGAATATGCTTGGATATTTATCTGCAGGCTGTTATAAAAGCAATCAACAAGCACATAAGTTTACTAGGATTGTagtgttttttcttcttctctaaATTTCATGTCAATCCAATAATCTAACAGATAGATAATTTTTTTGTGCATGGCTGCCAAAAACATTACTATACAACATTGAACAGAATCAGCCTGTGGGCTGTGGAAGCATCAATATGTATCAATGTGGTTTGAGATAATATGTATTAGTGGAGGAACATCTTGCTTTTTCAGATCATGATGAATAATCATTAATGTACACCAGACTAATCAAGCACTCAAAGTTTATAAAGGAtcattggaaaaagaaaagggcaaaCAAGAAAGACTGTGAAAAGCAACATAATTTCAGATTTTTTATTTATAAAGCCATGGTCAGAAAAGAAAGAATGGTCAAATTATATACAGATTAAGTTGGTATACATAGTTTAATTTTCACCATAGATTGAATGTTACCTGTGCAAGATAACCACCAATAGCTGGTCCAATAATGAGACCAATGCCTCGTGAGGAAGAAACCTGGTGGATCAGCAGTAGCAACTCATGAACATTGGGGTTTCAGAATGAAGAATAAAAAAAGTAATATTATTGAGCATCTTACAACTGCCAAAGCCAGGTGATTGTATTCTTTTCGGCACACTTCTGTAGCATAAGCCTGAATACACAAAAAGGAATGGCATAAAGTCATTGCAGTGAAACCAACCAAGCTTCAATTTCTGAATAATATTCAAGGCATTCTAACAACAAAATGGCAGTGCAAAT
Coding sequences within:
- the LOC136449797 gene encoding probable peptide/nitrate transporter At3g43790 isoform X1, producing the protein MGGGNGGTTPLGEPLLAKKARAYRPRCPGCRIDRLNAEREGVFPLKDLFLIWLVTITCTLPIQSLFPFLYFMIRDLHIAKQTQDIGFYAGFVGASYMCGRALSSTVWGIVADKYGRKPVIVLTLVAIVIFNTLFGLSLNYWMAIITRCLLGVMCGYLGPIKAYATEVCRKEYNHLALAVVSSSRGIGLIIGPAIGGYLAQPADKYPSIFSQTSIFGRFPYFLPCLCISILAVIALIACIWFPETLHKHNEDTVDNSVETVEESLAGTDTEENGGGGCLKLFTNWPLMSSITLYCIFSLQDVAYAETFSLWAVSDRSYGGLSFTTTDVGNVLAMSGLFLFLYQMLIYPLLAKTVDHITLVRAVAILTLPLLASYPFFPSLKGFVLMLVVNCASFLKNTFSVTTITVFNILMNEAVTQDVRAAANGIAVTLMSISKAVAPAVAGIIFSWAQRRQTASFLPGDHLVFFILNIFTLTGLIFTFRPFFVRGSAKH
- the LOC136449797 gene encoding probable peptide/nitrate transporter At3g43790 isoform X2; the encoded protein is MGGGNGGTTPLGEPLLAKKARAYRPRCPGCRIDRLNAEREGVFPLKDLFLIWLVTITCTLPIQSLFPFLYFMIRDLHIAKQTQDIGFYAGFVGASYMCGRALSSTVWGIVADKYGRKPVIVLTLVAIVIFNTLFGLSLNYWMAIITRCLLGVMCGYLGPIKAYATEVCRKEYNHLALAVVSSSRGIGLIIGPAIGGYLAQETLHKHNEDTVDNSVETVEESLAGTDTEENGGGGCLKLFTNWPLMSSITLYCIFSLQDVAYAETFSLWAVSDRSYGGLSFTTTDVGNVLAMSGLFLFLYQMLIYPLLAKTVDHITLVRAVAILTLPLLASYPFFPSLKGFVLMLVVNCASFLKNTFSVTTITVFNILMNEAVTQDVRAAANGIAVTLMSISKAVAPAVAGIIFSWAQRRQTASFLPGDHLVFFILNIFTLTGLIFTFRPFFVRGSAKH